One genomic region from Candidatus Caldarchaeum subterraneum encodes:
- a CDS encoding threonine synthase, whose translation MFVEKMVCSRCGTEYHPSSNPILCRKNDNGRLDIVYDYDRVAESFSKASIEKRAPRGVWRYWELIPVDQRYASPLSEGNTPLLHAQRLGGELGVKRLFLKDETRNPTASFKDRAMAVGAAKAVEMGRRDVVIASSGNAASSLAAYSASLGLRCTAFVPEDVAMGKASQLLLYGARVLRVKQVEEGRDPTVDLMMQTVKELGWYPCPSFGPFNPYQVEGPKTIVYEMVEQMGWGVPDFVFIPTGSGCLATGIWKALKELRLLGLIESYPKLVPVQPSGNMPLVRAILQGKRFEEVEPEKWPKSIASGLLDPYPWDGDAAMEGVRTTGGTAVAVEEDEIREAVKKLARLEGVFAEPSGAVGVAAVQKLLEQGVVEASDTVVVLVTASGLKEPEKVASTAELPLIRPSLSELMKYLS comes from the coding sequence TTGTTTGTCGAAAAAATGGTTTGTTCACGATGCGGGACAGAATACCATCCGTCGAGCAACCCAATCCTCTGCAGAAAAAACGACAACGGCCGCTTGGACATAGTTTACGACTATGACCGGGTAGCCGAGTCTTTTTCCAAGGCCTCGATTGAGAAGCGTGCTCCAAGAGGGGTTTGGCGTTACTGGGAGCTTATCCCCGTTGACCAGCGTTACGCTTCTCCACTAAGTGAAGGTAACACGCCTTTGCTCCATGCTCAGCGACTCGGCGGAGAACTCGGTGTCAAGAGGCTTTTTCTCAAGGATGAGACGCGTAACCCGACGGCGTCGTTCAAGGACCGTGCGATGGCTGTGGGCGCCGCGAAGGCTGTTGAAATGGGTAGAAGGGATGTGGTCATAGCCTCGAGCGGTAACGCTGCATCTTCTCTGGCCGCTTACAGCGCCTCTCTTGGTCTACGGTGCACGGCTTTTGTTCCAGAGGACGTTGCGATGGGGAAGGCCTCGCAGCTTTTGCTCTATGGTGCGAGGGTTCTACGCGTCAAGCAGGTCGAAGAGGGACGTGACCCAACGGTTGACCTTATGATGCAGACTGTCAAAGAGCTGGGCTGGTACCCCTGCCCAAGCTTCGGCCCCTTCAACCCGTACCAAGTCGAGGGGCCCAAAACCATCGTATATGAGATGGTTGAGCAGATGGGCTGGGGTGTTCCCGACTTTGTCTTCATCCCAACGGGCTCGGGCTGCCTCGCCACAGGAATATGGAAAGCGTTGAAAGAACTGCGTCTACTCGGGTTAATCGAGAGCTATCCCAAGTTGGTGCCGGTCCAGCCCAGCGGAAACATGCCTCTCGTCAGAGCAATTCTTCAAGGCAAAAGATTCGAGGAGGTCGAGCCGGAAAAGTGGCCCAAATCCATAGCATCAGGTCTTCTCGACCCCTATCCATGGGACGGTGACGCGGCGATGGAGGGTGTGAGAACAACCGGTGGAACGGCTGTCGCAGTTGAAGAGGATGAAATTAGAGAGGCTGTAAAGAAGCTGGCCCGTCTTGAAGGGGTTTTTGCCGAGCCATCAGGCGCCGTGGGGGTGGCCGCTGTCCAGAAACTCCTTGAACAAGGAGTTGTAGAAGCCTCGGACACGGTGGTTGTTCTGGTGACCGCCTCGGGGCTGAAAGAACCGGAGAAAGTTGCCTCCACAGCCGAGCTTCCGCTCATACGCCCCTCTCTGAGTGAGCTGATGAAGTATTTATCATAG
- a CDS encoding cysteine synthase A — MRTGEDILDLIGNTPLLRLRHIEKQHGVEAEIWAKLEFYNPSGSLKDRIYREMITKAIERGDLRPGMEILEVSTGNAGIACTFVGTHLGYRVTIVMPEGMSEERKQLIKAFGGNLVFTPGAESDVDLSLRKAEEMMRQNPGKYWFPNQFTNPDNIQAHIKTTGPEIWEQTKGKVDAFVMSQGSGGTVSGVGKFLKEKNPSVKIYTVEPSEAPIISEGRWGSHKIEGIGDGFIPRNLDLGVCDGVVTTTSDESIAMARQLARLEGIFGGISSGCNVAAAVKVAKKHPNLRKIVTLICDSGNRYLSTELYGEGKKTTVPEREHPLDEYTKTVREKHLQRLEIIR, encoded by the coding sequence ATGAGAACAGGTGAAGACATTCTCGACCTCATAGGCAACACACCCCTTCTCAGACTACGACATATTGAGAAACAACATGGAGTAGAGGCGGAGATATGGGCTAAGCTCGAGTTCTACAACCCCTCGGGCAGCCTAAAAGACCGCATATACCGCGAGATGATAACGAAGGCCATTGAGAGGGGTGACCTCAGACCGGGGATGGAGATTCTCGAGGTCTCGACGGGCAACGCAGGTATAGCATGCACCTTTGTCGGAACACATCTCGGCTACAGGGTCACCATAGTTATGCCCGAGGGAATGAGCGAGGAACGTAAACAGCTGATAAAAGCTTTCGGCGGCAACCTCGTCTTCACACCGGGCGCAGAGTCTGATGTCGACCTCAGCCTCAGAAAAGCCGAGGAAATGATGAGGCAAAACCCGGGCAAATACTGGTTCCCCAACCAGTTCACCAACCCCGACAACATCCAAGCCCACATCAAAACCACGGGGCCCGAGATATGGGAGCAGACAAAAGGCAAAGTGGATGCTTTCGTGATGTCGCAGGGCTCAGGAGGAACAGTCAGCGGAGTAGGAAAATTTCTCAAAGAGAAGAACCCGAGTGTGAAGATATACACAGTCGAGCCCAGCGAAGCACCCATCATAAGCGAAGGCAGATGGGGTTCACACAAAATCGAGGGCATAGGCGACGGCTTCATACCCCGCAACCTAGACCTCGGCGTATGCGACGGAGTAGTGACAACAACCTCCGACGAGTCAATCGCGATGGCTAGACAGCTAGCACGCCTCGAAGGAATATTTGGCGGGATATCCTCTGGATGCAACGTCGCCGCCGCGGTCAAAGTCGCCAAAAAGCATCCAAACCTACGAAAAATAGTGACACTGATATGCGACTCAGGTAACAGATATCTCTCAACGGAGCTGTATGGCGAGGGTAAGAAAACCACCGTCCCCGAGCGTGAGCATCCCCTAGACGAATACACGAAAACCGTCAGGGAGAAGCATTTACAGAGGCTTGAGATAATTAGGTGA
- a CDS encoding ornithine carbamoyltransferase produces the protein MLFYNRSLRTRNSFEAGIYQLGGHAHFLSPSDVYTPTLPEDMIPYQTESIADVARVLSTYGDAIAVRIYGDAAKWHIGRGHRVIQEFAKWATIPVLNMEDDIYHPFQALADMMAIQDVAPKPRGKKFVVSYAYSGGLKPLAVPQSCILIGTQFAMDVVLAHPPGFELEDHVIEACKKNVEQYGGSFTITNDMKEAFEGADFVYPKAWSPKKFFPPYNSTVDKEGAMKYQDQFKNWITTPELMDLTNRGKYMHCGPADRGQEVVDEVIDSPRYSLYFQQAENRLHVQKAVMSMTMGRR, from the coding sequence ATGCTCTTCTACAACCGCTCACTACGCACCCGCAACAGCTTCGAAGCCGGAATATATCAGCTAGGTGGTCACGCACATTTCCTCAGCCCCTCGGACGTCTATACACCAACACTTCCCGAGGACATGATACCCTATCAGACAGAATCCATTGCAGACGTGGCACGTGTTCTCAGCACATATGGCGACGCAATAGCTGTCAGGATTTATGGTGACGCGGCGAAGTGGCACATCGGCAGAGGCCACAGGGTCATTCAAGAGTTCGCAAAATGGGCGACTATTCCTGTCCTCAACATGGAGGACGACATTTACCACCCGTTCCAAGCCCTCGCAGACATGATGGCTATACAGGATGTTGCACCCAAGCCCCGCGGCAAAAAATTCGTCGTCTCCTACGCCTACTCAGGAGGCTTGAAGCCCCTCGCCGTCCCCCAAAGCTGCATACTCATAGGCACACAATTCGCCATGGATGTTGTCCTAGCTCATCCACCCGGCTTCGAGCTCGAGGACCACGTCATAGAAGCGTGCAAGAAAAACGTGGAGCAGTACGGCGGCTCCTTCACCATCACAAACGACATGAAAGAAGCCTTCGAAGGAGCGGACTTTGTCTATCCAAAAGCATGGTCTCCGAAGAAATTCTTCCCACCATACAACTCAACCGTTGACAAGGAAGGAGCTATGAAGTATCAGGACCAGTTCAAAAACTGGATAACCACTCCCGAGTTGATGGATTTGACCAACAGAGGCAAATACATGCACTGCGGCCCAGCCGACAGAGGCCAGGAGGTTGTCGACGAGGTTATAGACAGCCCACGCTACTCGCTCTACTTCCAACAGGCTGAGAACAGGCTGCACGTGCAGAAAGCAGTCATGTCTATGACGATGGGAAGAAGATGA
- a CDS encoding major facilitator superfamily MFS — protein MFVDRIVYTLNWLAISPAQPFLATEFNIGLSALGILGAVFLLGVALFQLPAAILAARFGAKKIALLGLFFSSFFAGLCGLAPAFEYLLVLRFLTGVFLSFFFGPGITFFAPLFTAKERGTAVGVYNAGFHTGTLVTLGVWPTVMSLYGWRLGLLVPGVAGLLLAFVTYWVSRWVEDPVDPRGLHVSTIGNRLVLYSALGLGFAGAAWYPLTQFGILYLTSEAKLDVGIAGAMVSVLSLGSVVGAPLSGRLYDRARDRKRLLYLLNLLNSVSLAAFSLSPVQAIMPIVFMTGLFYTASNNLYYVTPMMVVNQSEIAVTVATVNMVHLLAASAIPYVFSAVAEGWGYFAGWMMMVFVSLLAVLCVWRMRF, from the coding sequence TTGTTTGTCGACCGAATAGTCTACACCCTTAACTGGCTCGCAATCTCTCCGGCACAGCCCTTTCTCGCAACAGAGTTCAACATAGGCTTAAGCGCGCTTGGAATACTTGGAGCAGTTTTTCTACTCGGTGTAGCTCTCTTCCAGCTGCCCGCGGCGATTTTGGCGGCACGGTTTGGGGCGAAAAAGATAGCGTTGCTCGGCCTGTTCTTCTCCTCGTTTTTCGCAGGGTTGTGTGGTCTAGCTCCAGCGTTCGAGTATCTTCTGGTTCTCCGTTTCCTGACTGGAGTGTTTCTTAGTTTCTTCTTCGGGCCAGGCATCACCTTCTTCGCCCCGTTGTTTACCGCCAAGGAGAGGGGAACGGCTGTCGGCGTGTATAACGCGGGTTTTCACACGGGTACGCTTGTGACGCTGGGTGTGTGGCCCACGGTCATGAGCTTGTATGGTTGGAGGTTGGGTTTACTTGTTCCCGGGGTGGCTGGCCTGTTGCTGGCTTTCGTCACTTACTGGGTGTCGAGGTGGGTGGAGGACCCGGTTGACCCGCGTGGACTGCATGTCTCAACTATAGGGAACAGGCTTGTTCTATACTCTGCTCTCGGGCTAGGGTTCGCGGGTGCGGCGTGGTATCCGTTGACACAATTCGGCATCCTTTACCTAACCAGCGAGGCTAAACTCGACGTCGGCATCGCTGGGGCTATGGTGTCTGTTTTGTCGCTGGGCAGTGTCGTGGGCGCGCCTCTGTCTGGCAGGCTGTATGACAGGGCCCGTGACCGCAAACGCCTTCTCTACCTTCTCAACCTCCTCAACTCAGTCTCCCTCGCAGCCTTCTCTCTCAGCCCCGTCCAAGCCATCATGCCGATTGTTTTCATGACAGGCCTCTTCTACACAGCGTCAAACAACCTCTACTACGTCACGCCTATGATGGTTGTTAATCAGTCGGAAATCGCTGTGACCGTGGCGACCGTTAACATGGTGCATCTTCTCGCGGCATCGGCTATTCCCTACGTGTTTTCGGCTGTGGCGGAGGGCTGGGGGTATTTCGCGGGATGGATGATGATGGTCTTTGTTAGTTTGTTGGCTGTTTTGTGTGTTTGGCGGATGAGATTTTAA
- a CDS encoding V-type H+-transporting ATPase subunit B, producing MMAAERSGVEYLSIQEIKGPLMVVGGVSGVGYDELVEVETVDGERRLGRVIEVSEGRAVVQVFEGTQGLGIAGTKARFLGRTMETPVSTEMLGRVFDGLGRPIDGLPDPIAEDVLDVNGEPINPEQREYPSDFIQTGISAIDGMNSLVRGQKLPIFSGAGLPHNMLAAQIARQATVPGKEEEFAVIFAAVGVQNDEARYFRRSLEESGAIKRSALFLNLADDPAIERIVTPRIALTLAEYLAFKQGYHVLVIITDITNYAEALREVSAAREEVPGRKGYPGYMYTDLASLYERAGRIKGLKGSLTQMPILSMPSDDITHPIPDLTGYITEGQIVLSRDLYRKGIYPPINVLMSLSRLMGPGIISQKKTRADHGDVSNQLYAAYARAVQLRSLAEIVGKSGLSETDLKYLEFGDLFEQRFLRQGSNENRTLDQSLEIAWDILSSLPETELTKIKEEHIRKHYRQRTS from the coding sequence TTGATGGCGGCCGAGAGAAGCGGTGTAGAATATCTCTCTATTCAGGAGATTAAGGGCCCGTTGATGGTTGTCGGCGGAGTTTCGGGGGTGGGCTATGATGAGCTGGTTGAGGTTGAGACCGTTGACGGTGAGCGGCGGCTCGGCAGAGTTATTGAGGTGAGCGAGGGCCGCGCCGTTGTACAGGTCTTCGAAGGGACACAGGGTCTCGGAATAGCGGGGACAAAGGCTCGTTTCCTCGGCAGAACCATGGAGACGCCTGTATCCACCGAGATGCTCGGCCGGGTTTTCGACGGGTTGGGCAGACCCATAGACGGCTTACCCGACCCCATAGCCGAGGACGTGCTCGATGTCAACGGCGAGCCAATCAACCCCGAGCAACGCGAATACCCGTCAGACTTTATCCAAACGGGCATATCGGCGATAGACGGCATGAACAGCCTCGTCCGCGGCCAGAAGCTGCCAATCTTCTCTGGAGCAGGTCTTCCCCACAACATGCTCGCAGCCCAGATAGCGAGGCAGGCAACAGTCCCAGGCAAGGAGGAAGAGTTTGCCGTAATCTTCGCGGCAGTCGGAGTCCAGAACGACGAAGCCCGCTACTTTAGAAGAAGCCTCGAGGAAAGCGGCGCCATCAAACGGAGCGCCCTCTTTCTCAATCTAGCCGACGACCCAGCCATCGAACGAATAGTCACACCCCGAATAGCCCTCACCTTGGCCGAGTATCTCGCCTTCAAACAGGGCTACCACGTGCTCGTCATCATCACAGACATCACAAACTATGCGGAGGCCTTGCGTGAGGTCAGTGCGGCGCGTGAGGAGGTTCCCGGCCGAAAAGGTTATCCCGGCTACATGTACACGGACCTTGCTTCGTTGTATGAGAGGGCTGGGAGGATAAAGGGTCTTAAGGGCAGCCTCACTCAGATGCCCATCCTAAGCATGCCCAGCGACGACATCACGCATCCTATACCTGACCTAACCGGCTACATCACAGAGGGCCAGATAGTTCTTTCACGCGACCTTTACAGGAAAGGCATTTACCCACCCATCAACGTCTTGATGAGCCTAAGCAGGCTCATGGGCCCCGGCATCATCTCGCAGAAGAAGACAAGAGCAGACCACGGAGACGTCAGCAACCAGCTCTACGCAGCCTACGCCAGAGCTGTCCAGCTACGCTCCCTCGCAGAAATCGTCGGAAAATCAGGCCTCTCCGAAACAGACCTCAAGTATCTCGAGTTCGGCGACCTGTTTGAGCAGCGTTTCCTCCGCCAAGGCTCCAACGAAAACCGCACCCTTGACCAGTCGCTTGAAATCGCGTGGGATATTCTCTCAAGTTTGCCAGAGACGGAGCTGACCAAAATCAAGGAGGAACACATCCGTAAACACTATCGTCAAAGGACATCCTAA
- a CDS encoding V-type H+-transporting ATPase subunit A, with translation MSTVRGKIVWVAGPAVKADGMMGAKMYETVYVGEERLIGEIIKLTGDVAFIQVYENTSGLRPGEPVESTGSPLSVSLGPGMLGSIYDGVQRPLDAIGKISTGFIKRGIKVDPLPRNKKWKFTPVVKKGDEVGPGDIIGEVPETPLVVSKIMVPPYAKRGKLTYIAPEGEYTIEDTVATLETREGSTDLRLYHNWPVRRARPFNRRLDPEVPTITGQRVLDTFFPISKGGTACIPGAFGTGKTVTLHQLAKWSDTRVIFHVGCGERGNEESEVLTEFPHLKDPATGRPLMERTVLIANTSNMPVAAREASIYTGVTMAEYFRDMGYDVLLVADSTSRWAEALREISGRLEEMPAEEGYPSYLASRLAEFYERAGRVVTLGNPERIGSVTLVGAVSPPGGDFTEPVTTHTMRFIRTFWALDANLAYTRHYPAINWITSYSGYVETVRKWWAENVTVDWYEQRYQAYRLLQREADLLELVRLLGPEALPDEEKLIIDVARMIREGFLQQSAYDEVDAYCPPPKQYKLLRLFVMFHKLAEEALRKGVALKDIRSLPIISKLIRAKYEVPNNRLELLDELEKAMVDTFEKLAYGEKVEVKA, from the coding sequence ATGAGCACTGTTCGTGGTAAGATTGTCTGGGTTGCTGGGCCTGCTGTGAAAGCCGACGGCATGATGGGTGCGAAGATGTATGAAACGGTGTATGTTGGCGAGGAGAGGCTGATTGGTGAAATTATCAAGCTCACGGGGGATGTCGCGTTTATACAGGTTTACGAGAACACCAGCGGGCTGAGGCCCGGCGAGCCCGTGGAATCAACAGGTTCGCCGCTATCAGTTTCTCTGGGCCCTGGCATGCTCGGCAGCATTTACGACGGTGTACAGAGACCTCTCGACGCAATTGGAAAAATCTCAACAGGCTTCATCAAGAGAGGAATCAAAGTAGACCCTCTGCCAAGGAACAAAAAATGGAAGTTCACGCCAGTTGTGAAGAAGGGTGACGAGGTTGGACCCGGCGACATCATAGGAGAGGTGCCTGAAACACCGTTAGTCGTCTCCAAGATAATGGTACCACCCTACGCGAAGCGCGGCAAACTTACCTACATCGCTCCAGAGGGCGAATACACCATAGAGGACACGGTGGCAACTCTTGAGACAAGAGAAGGCTCCACAGACCTCAGACTTTATCACAACTGGCCCGTTAGAAGAGCGAGACCCTTCAACAGGAGGCTTGACCCCGAAGTCCCCACCATAACCGGTCAGCGTGTTCTGGACACCTTTTTCCCAATCTCCAAGGGTGGGACAGCATGCATACCGGGCGCCTTCGGCACAGGCAAAACCGTCACGCTTCACCAGCTCGCAAAATGGAGCGATACACGAGTCATCTTTCACGTCGGCTGCGGAGAACGTGGCAACGAGGAGTCGGAGGTTTTGACCGAGTTCCCACACCTCAAAGACCCAGCAACAGGCAGGCCGCTCATGGAGAGAACAGTACTCATCGCCAACACCAGCAACATGCCCGTGGCGGCCCGCGAAGCCAGCATCTACACAGGCGTAACCATGGCGGAATACTTCAGAGACATGGGCTATGATGTATTGCTCGTCGCGGACTCCACCAGCCGCTGGGCAGAGGCCCTCCGCGAGATCAGCGGAAGACTAGAGGAGATGCCGGCCGAGGAAGGTTACCCCAGCTACCTAGCGAGCAGATTGGCCGAGTTCTATGAACGTGCTGGCCGTGTGGTGACGCTCGGAAACCCTGAGAGAATTGGAAGCGTCACTCTTGTGGGCGCTGTGAGCCCGCCGGGTGGAGACTTCACCGAACCCGTGACAACACACACCATGAGGTTTATCAGAACATTCTGGGCCCTCGACGCCAACCTAGCATACACACGCCACTACCCGGCAATCAACTGGATTACCAGCTACTCGGGATATGTTGAGACGGTGCGGAAATGGTGGGCTGAAAACGTTACTGTGGATTGGTATGAGCAGCGTTACCAGGCCTACCGGCTTCTCCAGAGAGAGGCTGACTTGCTCGAGCTTGTGAGACTGCTTGGGCCCGAGGCTTTGCCGGATGAGGAGAAGCTCATCATAGACGTGGCGCGGATGATTCGCGAGGGGTTCCTGCAGCAGAGCGCCTACGACGAGGTTGACGCCTACTGCCCTCCGCCGAAACAATACAAGCTGCTCAGACTCTTCGTCATGTTCCACAAGCTCGCCGAAGAAGCGCTGAGAAAAGGAGTGGCTCTCAAAGATATCCGCTCCCTCCCCATAATCTCGAAGCTCATCAGAGCAAAGTACGAGGTTCCAAACAACAGGCTTGAGCTTTTGGATGAGCTTGAGAAGGCTATGGTTGACACGTTTGAGAAGCTGGCTTATGGGGAGAAGGTGGAGGTGAAGGCTTGA
- a CDS encoding ABC transporter ATP-binding protein: MGLAAETVNLGRVFRNRGSMVQALEKVNLRIEKGQIYGLLGPNGAGKTTLVKILTTLLLPTTGEAYVYGYDVSKEASKIRPLINLVSGADTPGYGLITVRENLWFYSMLYGLDKETAKERINRLVEEVGLKEVENELLRNLSTGYRQRMNLARGLVNDPLVLFLDEPTIGLDAVSARRIRRLIKDWVRVDSGRTVILTSHYMAEVEEMCARVAVLNKGRVVAEGTPAELRSLVAGKTVAVMEVWLPTDAEHVLDKLESAYRTHDPATNIYRIRVVVNNWDETADIVEHITSHGGKVLSLVKAMPSFEDVYVKLVGGGEVVSEFEA; the protein is encoded by the coding sequence ATGGGCTTGGCTGCTGAGACGGTTAATCTCGGGAGAGTTTTCAGGAACCGTGGCTCGATGGTGCAGGCGCTGGAGAAGGTTAACCTGAGGATAGAGAAGGGGCAGATATATGGGTTGCTGGGGCCGAACGGCGCCGGCAAAACCACTCTCGTCAAAATCCTCACCACACTTCTTCTCCCCACCACCGGCGAGGCATATGTCTACGGCTACGACGTCTCGAAAGAAGCATCCAAAATAAGGCCTCTGATTAACCTTGTCTCGGGAGCCGATACACCGGGCTACGGCTTGATTACGGTGAGGGAAAATCTCTGGTTTTACTCGATGCTCTACGGCTTGGACAAGGAGACGGCGAAGGAGCGGATTAACAGGTTGGTAGAGGAGGTTGGGTTAAAGGAGGTGGAGAACGAGCTTCTCCGCAACCTCTCGACAGGCTACAGGCAGAGGATGAACCTCGCCCGCGGACTCGTAAACGACCCGTTGGTGCTTTTTCTCGACGAGCCGACCATAGGCCTCGACGCGGTTTCAGCCCGCAGAATCAGGAGGCTTATCAAGGATTGGGTGAGAGTTGACAGTGGACGGACCGTTATTCTCACCAGCCACTACATGGCGGAGGTTGAGGAGATGTGTGCAAGGGTTGCTGTGCTCAACAAGGGCCGCGTTGTTGCTGAGGGGACGCCGGCTGAGCTGCGAAGCCTTGTCGCAGGAAAAACGGTGGCTGTGATGGAGGTGTGGCTGCCGACAGATGCCGAACATGTGCTGGATAAGCTGGAGTCAGCCTATAGGACACATGACCCCGCAACCAACATCTACCGCATCCGCGTAGTAGTCAACAACTGGGATGAGACCGCGGATATCGTAGAGCACATAACCTCACATGGCGGCAAAGTACTCTCCCTCGTCAAAGCCATGCCCTCCTTCGAAGATGTTTACGTCAAACTCGTGGGAGGCGGTGAAGTTGTTTCAGAATTTGAGGCATAA
- a CDS encoding ABC-2 type transport system protein — MFQNLRHNLRAAYARTYVRVRSQFREPEWVLTESVIPLLIVFAAATLYRVSGSEQLAGFAVLGGAMMAFWDNVLWLMASQFYWEKESGNLDLYIIAPISKMSILLGMSLGSIINTSIRALLIFLLATFVLHIPVSIADPLAVLLVFVLTLTALYGLGMLMSSLYMLYGRGAYQLNEVFSEPVYLLSGLYFPTIGRYSPFPAIIQFLVSLIPLTFGIDGLRRTIILGEGLEQVMLHIYVLLALTVVLIPLAWRVLIFMENLGRREGRLSLRWM, encoded by the coding sequence TTGTTTCAGAATTTGAGGCATAACCTAAGAGCTGCATACGCACGGACCTATGTGCGGGTCAGAAGCCAGTTCAGGGAGCCGGAATGGGTTTTGACCGAGTCGGTGATACCTTTGCTTATAGTCTTCGCCGCTGCGACACTTTATCGCGTTTCTGGGAGCGAGCAGCTGGCGGGCTTCGCTGTCTTGGGTGGGGCGATGATGGCTTTCTGGGACAACGTCCTCTGGCTGATGGCGAGCCAGTTCTACTGGGAAAAGGAGAGCGGAAACCTCGACCTCTACATCATCGCACCCATTTCGAAAATGTCCATCCTACTAGGCATGTCCCTCGGCTCGATTATCAACACATCCATCAGAGCGCTGCTCATATTTCTCCTCGCCACCTTCGTGCTCCACATCCCGGTAAGTATAGCAGACCCGTTGGCCGTTCTCCTCGTCTTCGTACTCACTCTCACAGCTTTGTATGGACTTGGCATGCTCATGTCATCTCTCTACATGCTCTACGGCAGAGGAGCCTACCAGCTCAACGAGGTCTTCAGCGAGCCTGTCTACCTCCTATCAGGACTCTACTTCCCTACGATAGGCCGTTACTCGCCCTTCCCAGCGATTATCCAGTTTCTCGTATCTCTGATTCCTCTCACGTTTGGGATTGATGGCCTGAGACGGACCATCATATTGGGAGAGGGTTTGGAGCAAGTCATGCTTCACATCTATGTGCTGCTCGCCTTGACCGTGGTGCTGATACCCCTTGCTTGGCGTGTTCTGATTTTCATGGAGAACCTTGGTAGGAGAGAGGGGAGGCTGAGCCTGAGATGGATGTGA
- a CDS encoding L-iditol 2-dehydrogenase, whose product MKAVRVRVGGGVEVVDVDVPEVGEGELLVEMRMCGVDGTDLEKAFGRPLTPPMLGHEVVGVVAESRAEGFEEGDRVFVHHHVTCGKCYYCREGSPTMCPLFLQTSIDPCGFAEFFRVPRVNVERGAVLRLPDELEWSEAVFIEPAACVLRALRRAGFRAGHTLSLVGAGPTGTIFIVMAKAFGAPVVAVSELSKYRRDMALENGADAAVDPLSEDFAKKCRELTDGLGVDIAVLATPAAKPLSTALDSLRRGGTLLLFGAPEKGEKTEVDFSRLFIEEKNIVTSYSTTEAETNTVLHMLTKKVFTLKQLITHTYSLEKAEEAFQRARDPNTSLKVVLTS is encoded by the coding sequence GTGAAAGCGGTGCGGGTTAGAGTCGGTGGAGGCGTGGAGGTTGTTGACGTTGATGTTCCAGAGGTTGGCGAGGGTGAGCTGCTTGTCGAGATGAGGATGTGCGGTGTAGACGGCACAGACCTTGAGAAAGCATTCGGCAGACCTTTAACACCGCCGATGCTGGGCCACGAGGTTGTTGGAGTTGTGGCCGAATCCCGTGCTGAAGGGTTTGAGGAAGGTGACAGAGTCTTCGTTCATCACCATGTTACCTGCGGAAAATGCTACTACTGCAGAGAAGGGTCTCCAACCATGTGTCCGCTTTTTTTGCAGACAAGCATAGACCCATGTGGATTCGCCGAGTTTTTCAGGGTCCCACGCGTCAACGTGGAGAGGGGTGCGGTACTACGTTTGCCTGATGAGCTGGAGTGGAGCGAAGCCGTGTTCATCGAGCCCGCGGCATGTGTCTTGAGGGCGTTGAGGAGAGCGGGGTTCCGGGCCGGACATACTCTCTCACTTGTCGGAGCGGGGCCAACCGGCACCATCTTCATAGTGATGGCTAAGGCTTTCGGAGCTCCTGTGGTCGCTGTCTCTGAGCTCTCCAAGTATAGACGAGATATGGCTCTGGAAAACGGCGCCGACGCTGCCGTGGACCCGTTGAGCGAGGATTTTGCGAAAAAATGCAGGGAGTTGACCGACGGACTCGGCGTCGACATCGCCGTCCTCGCAACACCCGCCGCCAAACCACTCTCAACGGCCCTCGACAGCCTACGCAGAGGCGGAACACTGCTATTGTTCGGAGCGCCCGAGAAAGGCGAGAAGACGGAAGTCGATTTCAGCAGGCTCTTCATAGAGGAGAAAAACATCGTGACCAGCTACTCCACCACCGAAGCAGAGACAAACACGGTGCTCCACATGCTCACGAAGAAAGTTTTCACACTGAAACAACTCATCACACACACCTACTCTCTTGAGAAAGCGGAGGAGGCGTTTCAGAGGGCCCGTGACCCAAACACAAGCCTCAAGGTTGTTTTGACCAGTTAG